The following are encoded together in the Verrucomicrobiia bacterium genome:
- a CDS encoding CPBP family intramembrane glutamic endopeptidase yields the protein MKKRAAAIIEVLLAFAFVHVTYRSLKQFTALGRWEGSAGLNFTPGLVMILFTVSVLSLCRRSFEVYGLTLRRSRYNLNVGLLWSVLMVSLAGLGLVLTHVHFDPAHPHNDMAGRLAGAIFGLILSVLLIWTLKRHRTLLDRVPLVFGLSLMIALLSVPVVVAVYSHRPLLTVLLTVGWLFLGAGFGEETFFRGYIQTRVDEAFGQPFRFLGFDFGPGLCVSSLLFGFLHALNTVDYFHGHLDFAWWYGVQSCFTGLFYGCLRQKTGSIVAGGGTHGLTDVLASVPYRF from the coding sequence ATGAAGAAGCGGGCTGCAGCCATCATCGAGGTCCTGTTGGCTTTCGCCTTCGTGCACGTAACGTATCGATCCCTGAAGCAGTTTACCGCGCTTGGAAGATGGGAAGGGAGTGCGGGACTGAATTTCACACCGGGGTTGGTGATGATTCTGTTCACGGTTTCCGTGTTGTCATTGTGCCGGAGGAGCTTTGAGGTCTATGGGCTGACCCTGAGGCGATCGCGATACAATTTGAACGTCGGGTTGTTGTGGAGTGTGTTGATGGTATCGCTGGCAGGGTTGGGACTGGTGTTGACCCATGTGCATTTTGATCCAGCGCACCCGCATAATGACATGGCAGGCCGGTTGGCGGGGGCTATCTTTGGCCTCATTTTGTCGGTCCTCCTGATCTGGACATTGAAGCGACACAGAACCCTTCTGGACCGCGTCCCTCTGGTCTTTGGACTGTCACTCATGATTGCGCTGCTGTCGGTTCCCGTGGTAGTGGCCGTGTATTCGCATCGACCTCTTCTGACGGTCTTATTGACCGTGGGTTGGTTATTCCTGGGAGCCGGCTTTGGTGAGGAGACATTTTTTCGAGGGTATATTCAGACACGCGTTGACGAGGCCTTCGGGCAGCCCTTTCGGTTTCTGGGATTTGATTTCGGACCGGGACTCTGTGTGTCATCCCTCCTGTTCGGATTTCTCCATGCCCTGAACACGGTCGATTATTTCCACGGGCATCTGGATTTTGCATGGTGGTACGGCGTCCAAAGTTGTTTTACAGGTCTGTTTTACGGGTGCCTCCGGCAGAAGACGGGTAGTATCGTCGCCGGAGGTGGTACCCACGGCCTGACGGATGTATTGGCGAGTGTTCCCTATCGATTCTAA
- the accD gene encoding acetyl-CoA carboxylase, carboxyltransferase subunit beta — MAVFEEKEKPKISETKTKKHEIPSGLWVKCKTCGEIIFSKELAANAKVCSKCDYHFTMTAPERIAMLADEGTFRELDADMASVDMLKFTGVAAYSERLRTYQRQTGMNDAVMIGLCKLDGHDTSLAVMDFNFLGASMGSVVGEKITRAIEKATELKIPAVIVSASGGARMYEGILSLMQLAKTSGALALHARAGLPYISILTHPTTAGVMASYASLGDVIIAEPKALIGFAGPRVIKETTQQELPEGFQTSEFLRDRGLVDLIVHRKQLKQTVVQLLNYFSGRGGRKFKAAD; from the coding sequence ATGGCGGTATTCGAAGAAAAAGAAAAGCCGAAGATTTCCGAGACCAAGACGAAGAAGCACGAGATCCCCAGCGGATTGTGGGTGAAGTGCAAGACGTGCGGTGAGATCATCTTCAGCAAGGAACTCGCGGCCAACGCGAAAGTCTGCAGCAAGTGCGATTACCACTTTACGATGACCGCCCCCGAGCGCATTGCGATGCTCGCCGATGAGGGCACCTTCCGCGAGCTCGATGCCGACATGGCGAGCGTGGACATGCTGAAATTTACGGGGGTGGCCGCCTATTCGGAGCGGTTGCGCACGTACCAGCGCCAGACGGGCATGAACGACGCCGTGATGATCGGCCTTTGCAAACTCGACGGTCACGATACGTCACTTGCGGTCATGGACTTCAACTTCCTCGGCGCCAGCATGGGCTCGGTTGTCGGGGAAAAAATCACACGGGCGATCGAGAAGGCCACCGAGCTGAAGATCCCGGCAGTCATTGTCTCCGCTTCCGGTGGCGCGCGGATGTACGAGGGCATTCTCAGCCTCATGCAACTGGCCAAGACAAGCGGTGCGCTCGCGCTGCACGCCAGGGCCGGACTGCCCTACATCTCGATCCTCACCCATCCGACTACGGCCGGGGTGATGGCCAGCTATGCGTCGCTCGGTGACGTGATCATCGCCGAACCGAAGGCGCTCATCGGTTTTGCTGGACCGCGCGTGATCAAGGAAACCACACAACAAGAGCTTCCCGAAGGCTTCCAGACCAGCGAGTTTCTCCGGGACCGTGGCCTGGTCGATCTCATTGTGCATCGGAAGCAACTCAAGCAAACAGTTGTGCAGTTGTTGAATTATTTTTCAGGACGCGGCGGCCGGAAATTCAAAGCGGCGGATTAG
- a CDS encoding folylpolyglutamate synthase/dihydrofolate synthase family protein gives MTYPETIDYLYGIRLFGQKLGLETMRYLLRLMGDPQSRLRFIHIAGTNGKGSVAAMLHAVLSKAGYKTGLYTSPHLVSFCERFQINGQPIAEADVVRLVEQIKPLLERVAAHPEFRAPTFFEVVTAVALQHFQQQKINVVVWETGLGGRLDATNVVTPLVSVITNIAFDHTQYLGETLSEIATEKCGIIKRGVPVITASAAEEALHVIRATATTQGCPLTVVGQDVHATRLSEDEQGQRVELTGARHDYGPITVPLLGAHQTINCATAIAALEACGLPVTVAQVTDGLSQTTWPGRFQIVNHNPTVVLDGAHNAAAADRLAATLRERCAGRKLTLIIGVLRDKNYDQMCQILAPLAERIFCVPVNSERTCDPDQLARWCMAANPRLKITVAGSLEEAYAQAQRENVEAIVITGSLFLVGEALDRLGFAHPTRAKTRTELVLQ, from the coding sequence ATGACCTACCCGGAAACCATCGACTATCTCTACGGCATCCGTCTCTTTGGCCAGAAACTGGGCCTGGAGACGATGCGGTATTTACTGCGCTTAATGGGCGACCCCCAGAGTCGGCTGCGTTTCATTCACATCGCCGGCACGAACGGCAAGGGGAGTGTCGCCGCGATGCTCCACGCGGTCTTATCCAAGGCCGGCTACAAGACCGGGCTCTACACGTCGCCGCACCTCGTGTCGTTCTGTGAGCGGTTTCAGATCAACGGCCAGCCGATTGCCGAGGCTGACGTAGTGCGGCTGGTGGAGCAGATCAAACCACTTCTGGAAAGGGTCGCCGCGCATCCCGAGTTTCGCGCGCCCACATTCTTCGAGGTGGTCACCGCCGTGGCGCTCCAACATTTTCAGCAGCAGAAGATCAACGTGGTTGTTTGGGAAACCGGGTTGGGCGGTCGCTTGGACGCGACGAACGTGGTTACACCCCTTGTTTCCGTGATCACCAACATTGCCTTTGACCACACCCAGTATCTCGGCGAGACGCTCTCCGAGATCGCAACGGAAAAATGCGGAATCATCAAGCGGGGGGTTCCGGTTATCACTGCTTCCGCCGCTGAAGAAGCTCTCCACGTTATTCGGGCGACAGCAACCACCCAGGGCTGCCCGCTTACTGTAGTTGGCCAGGATGTTCATGCCACGCGGCTCAGCGAGGACGAGCAGGGCCAGCGTGTCGAACTGACGGGCGCGCGCCACGATTATGGCCCGATCACGGTCCCGTTACTCGGCGCCCACCAGACGATCAACTGTGCCACAGCCATCGCGGCCCTCGAAGCGTGCGGGCTGCCCGTCACCGTGGCGCAGGTTACCGATGGGCTGTCGCAGACGACCTGGCCCGGGCGGTTTCAAATCGTAAACCACAATCCGACCGTGGTACTCGACGGAGCGCACAACGCTGCCGCGGCTGACCGGCTGGCAGCAACGCTACGGGAGCGTTGTGCCGGCCGGAAACTGACGCTCATCATCGGCGTCTTGCGGGACAAGAACTACGACCAGATGTGCCAGATCCTTGCGCCTCTGGCGGAGCGCATCTTTTGCGTACCTGTGAACAGCGAACGCACGTGCGATCCGGACCAGTTGGCGCGTTGGTGCATGGCTGCAAATCCCCGGTTGAAAATCACCGTCGCAGGCAGCCTGGAGGAAGCGTATGCGCAGGCTCAACGTGAGAATGTCGAAGCCATCGTCATCACCGGTTCGCTGTTCCTCGTCGGTGAAGCGCTGGATCGGCTCGGGTTCGCGCACCCGACCAGGGCGAAAACACGGACGGAGTTGGTATTGCAGTGA
- a CDS encoding HAD-IA family hydrolase produces the protein MRALFFDVGGTLLRPWPSVGAIYASVANRHGMTTTTEEMERAFRESWAALKRPGLTVSRKDWWREVVFRTLGQEKQACFEELYETFAHAGAWQVFPDVKETLREARARGLHIGVISNWDERLRPLLGEIGLARYFDSMTISCEVGVEKPGAKIFQAALREADVPANEAVHVGDSDEADVRGAEAAGMVAVLLNRSEGQGVGMRDLRGLWAKIDTD, from the coding sequence GTGCGAGCCCTGTTCTTCGACGTGGGCGGCACACTGCTGCGTCCGTGGCCATCAGTGGGCGCCATCTATGCCTCGGTGGCCAATCGCCACGGGATGACGACCACGACGGAAGAGATGGAACGGGCATTCCGCGAATCATGGGCCGCGCTGAAACGACCGGGATTGACTGTTTCTCGCAAGGACTGGTGGCGCGAAGTTGTCTTCCGCACCTTGGGGCAGGAGAAGCAGGCGTGTTTTGAGGAACTCTACGAAACCTTCGCCCACGCGGGCGCATGGCAGGTTTTCCCCGACGTCAAAGAGACGCTACGCGAAGCCCGCGCGCGCGGCCTGCATATTGGCGTCATTTCCAATTGGGACGAGCGCCTGCGCCCGTTGCTCGGGGAGATTGGGCTGGCCCGTTACTTCGATTCCATGACCATCTCCTGCGAAGTGGGAGTTGAGAAGCCGGGGGCAAAGATCTTTCAGGCGGCGCTCCGTGAGGCGGATGTTCCGGCGAACGAAGCCGTTCATGTGGGAGATAGCGACGAGGCGGATGTGCGCGGGGCCGAAGCGGCGGGGATGGTGGCCGTTCTTCTGAATCGAAGTGAAGGGCAGGGTGTCGGGATGCGCGATCTGCGCGGCCTCTGGGCCAAAATCGACACGGACTAA
- a CDS encoding carboxypeptidase regulatory-like domain-containing protein, whose translation MQVSQNGATITGKIQWLGAVPKLRRIFFDADPHCAQMHPDPVFVENVVVNENGTLRNVFVYVKEGLESLAFEPPKAAVTLEQRGCLYQPHVLGIMVHQPLKILNDDNTLHNIHALPHLNREFNVGQPNQGMSTVRAFDKPEVMIPVKCDVHPWMNAYIGVLEHPFFNVTGDDGSFRIEGLPPGSFLVEAWHEVYGVQSQLVTVTDQETKEVGFTFGKN comes from the coding sequence GTGCAGGTCTCTCAAAATGGCGCGACGATCACCGGTAAAATTCAATGGCTGGGGGCGGTTCCGAAACTCAGGAGAATATTCTTCGATGCCGATCCGCACTGTGCGCAGATGCATCCCGACCCCGTTTTTGTGGAAAATGTTGTCGTCAATGAGAACGGGACACTCCGCAACGTTTTTGTGTATGTGAAGGAAGGGCTCGAAAGTCTGGCCTTTGAACCGCCCAAAGCTGCCGTGACACTCGAACAGCGCGGGTGCCTGTACCAACCGCACGTTCTGGGAATCATGGTTCACCAGCCGTTGAAGATCTTGAACGATGACAATACGCTGCACAACATCCACGCATTGCCCCACCTCAACCGCGAATTCAATGTAGGCCAGCCCAATCAGGGCATGTCCACCGTTCGCGCCTTTGACAAGCCGGAAGTCATGATCCCGGTCAAATGCGACGTTCATCCGTGGATGAACGCCTACATCGGCGTGCTCGAACATCCGTTTTTTAACGTCACGGGAGATGATGGTTCGTTTCGAATCGAAGGCCTGCCGCCAGGCAGCTTTCTTGTAGAGGCATGGCACGAAGTTTATGGCGTGCAATCGCAGTTGGTGACTGTGACGGATCAGGAAACGAAGGAAGTTGGCTTTACCTTTGGCAAGAACTGA
- a CDS encoding tetratricopeptide repeat protein produces the protein MAEKTSSNIDPRANGFYQKALAALERNNLDYAIEMLIQTLNIEPNFTKAREYLRAVQMKKTESAGGLKRMFTGAKLTPLLTKAKMAVQKNPSEAMTLAEQALTEDPKNSQALWVLAEAAEVAKLPETVVQTLETYTRLNPKDTKALHWLARSYKETGQHAQAGETYDRLLQINPNDFEAQKGAKDSTADGAMAGGGWEESTTSFRDKLKDKDESIALEQQSRMVRAEDMLENLIKEKLEALAKEPESSVIQRELGKLYVQRDNYDEALRYLEGLYAKEGGQDPSLEKEIGDTKIKRLEFKITGQKKELAQKPGDPALTSEIAALEAELDQLKLGEAQRLVERYPNDLMYRYELGTLYIKIGNIEGAVEQLQKSRNQPQRRVASLNQLGQCYQQMGLPDMAIDTYNEAITELPVMDGLKKDLLYNLGNAYELMGDQEKALAAYKEIAKVDFSYRDVREKIMRRPPPKQ, from the coding sequence ATGGCTGAGAAAACCAGTAGCAATATCGATCCGCGCGCCAACGGCTTCTACCAGAAGGCGCTTGCGGCCCTGGAACGCAACAACCTCGATTATGCCATCGAGATGCTCATCCAGACCCTCAATATCGAGCCAAACTTCACCAAGGCACGGGAATATTTGCGGGCTGTGCAGATGAAGAAAACGGAATCGGCTGGTGGCTTGAAACGTATGTTCACCGGCGCCAAGCTTACCCCGCTACTGACCAAGGCCAAGATGGCGGTTCAGAAGAATCCCAGTGAGGCCATGACCCTCGCCGAACAGGCCTTGACGGAAGATCCCAAGAACTCCCAGGCGTTGTGGGTTCTCGCGGAAGCTGCCGAGGTTGCCAAGCTTCCCGAAACAGTCGTCCAGACGTTGGAGACGTATACGCGACTGAATCCCAAGGATACCAAGGCGCTGCATTGGCTGGCGCGTTCCTACAAGGAAACGGGCCAGCATGCGCAAGCGGGCGAAACCTATGACCGACTGTTGCAGATTAATCCCAATGATTTTGAGGCGCAGAAAGGCGCCAAGGATTCGACTGCGGATGGCGCGATGGCCGGTGGCGGGTGGGAGGAGAGCACCACATCCTTCCGTGACAAGCTCAAGGACAAGGATGAATCCATCGCGCTGGAGCAGCAGTCGCGGATGGTCCGCGCTGAGGACATGCTGGAGAACCTCATCAAGGAGAAACTCGAGGCACTCGCCAAGGAACCCGAGAGCTCTGTTATCCAGCGCGAACTGGGCAAACTTTACGTGCAGCGGGACAACTACGACGAAGCCCTCCGTTATCTGGAAGGGTTGTACGCGAAGGAAGGTGGCCAGGATCCCTCACTTGAGAAGGAAATTGGCGACACGAAGATCAAACGCCTCGAATTCAAAATCACCGGACAGAAGAAAGAACTCGCGCAGAAGCCCGGCGACCCGGCGCTGACCAGCGAGATCGCCGCCCTGGAAGCCGAACTCGACCAACTCAAACTCGGCGAAGCCCAGCGCCTCGTCGAACGCTACCCGAACGACCTCATGTACCGTTACGAACTGGGCACACTGTATATCAAGATCGGGAATATCGAAGGCGCGGTCGAGCAATTGCAGAAGTCTCGCAACCAGCCGCAGCGGCGAGTCGCCTCCCTCAATCAGCTCGGCCAGTGCTACCAGCAGATGGGCCTTCCCGATATGGCCATCGACACGTACAATGAGGCCATTACGGAACTTCCGGTCATGGACGGATTGAAGAAGGACTTGCTGTACAATCTGGGCAACGCCTACGAGCTCATGGGCGATCAAGAGAAGGCGCTGGCCGCGTACAAGGAGATCGCCAAAGTCGATTTCAGTTACCGCGACGTGCGCGAAAAAATCATGCGCAGGCCTCCGCCGAAGCAGTAG
- a CDS encoding 2-oxoacid:acceptor oxidoreductase subunit alpha, translated as MIDEKVADSSAAPGGQRPPGARRIQDAVIRFAGNSQDGIQAIGGFLARLAGRTDKDVITYMTIPATISGGPSIYQVRLGTGEVLSAGDDVDILVTFYQHSYNDHISTLRDGGILIYDSDNVQPDPNEKRYRAIGVPITGQTVEAIGGTAKDKGKNMFVLGLIARMFDLDVPKLEAMLQGYYKGKGDDVIRNVIGAFNAGYGYDIGKVADTFEFVAPSNRVTRKQVVMDGNQAIAYGALAAGIRFGAGYPITPWSSIMEILRAELPKYGGIFMQAEDELAAIAMACGASYSGYLSLTGTSGPGLSLKTEALGWAVMAEMPIVIIDVQRGGPSTGLPTSVEQSDLNIACFGGHGDSPRIVLAPSSVEDCFYTTLEAAKLAREYSSPVIILSDQALATRFEAWEMPDLAKLTQDISPDFSARGPNYKPYENAADGIAHHAPPGTPMVDGKYPVVTGLEHDEAGHPASRPANHVMMVAKRRRKLQVLAGRLPKAETYGPAEGNVLLVGWGSSHGPIREAVDKARAAGESVSSLNIRYIQPLQPGIGEIFDGFNHVFVVEINDEGLYGYGQLAALLRARYCTDKIRGINKTDGLPFKVREILNGMNEKLKHSVEPALVSA; from the coding sequence ATGATTGATGAAAAAGTGGCAGATTCCTCCGCAGCGCCGGGTGGCCAGCGGCCTCCAGGTGCGCGAAGAATCCAGGACGCGGTAATTCGGTTTGCCGGCAATTCGCAGGACGGCATTCAGGCGATTGGGGGTTTCCTGGCCCGGTTGGCCGGGCGTACGGACAAGGACGTCATCACTTACATGACGATCCCCGCGACGATTTCGGGCGGTCCCAGTATTTATCAGGTGCGTCTCGGCACAGGCGAAGTGCTCAGCGCGGGGGACGACGTGGACATTCTCGTCACCTTCTACCAGCATTCCTACAACGATCACATCAGCACGTTGCGCGACGGCGGCATCCTCATTTACGACAGCGACAACGTGCAGCCCGATCCCAACGAGAAGCGCTATCGCGCGATCGGTGTGCCCATCACGGGGCAAACAGTCGAAGCCATCGGCGGCACCGCGAAAGACAAGGGCAAGAACATGTTCGTGCTCGGGTTGATTGCGCGCATGTTTGATCTCGACGTGCCCAAGCTCGAAGCGATGTTGCAAGGTTACTACAAGGGCAAGGGCGACGACGTTATTCGCAATGTCATTGGTGCATTCAACGCGGGCTACGGCTATGACATCGGCAAAGTCGCCGACACATTTGAGTTCGTAGCTCCCAGCAACCGCGTTACGCGCAAGCAGGTTGTCATGGACGGCAACCAGGCCATCGCCTACGGCGCATTGGCCGCGGGCATTCGTTTCGGCGCCGGTTATCCGATTACGCCGTGGTCGAGCATCATGGAAATCCTGCGCGCGGAACTGCCGAAGTACGGCGGCATTTTTATGCAGGCCGAGGACGAACTCGCGGCCATCGCAATGGCCTGCGGCGCCTCTTATTCGGGTTACCTTTCGCTCACGGGAACTTCCGGCCCCGGTCTTTCATTGAAGACCGAAGCTCTGGGCTGGGCCGTAATGGCCGAAATGCCCATTGTCATCATCGATGTCCAGCGCGGCGGCCCGAGCACGGGTTTGCCCACCAGCGTCGAGCAAAGCGACCTCAATATCGCCTGTTTCGGTGGCCACGGTGATTCACCGCGTATCGTGCTTGCGCCTTCGTCGGTTGAAGACTGCTTCTACACCACACTGGAGGCAGCGAAATTGGCGCGGGAATATAGCTCTCCTGTGATCATCCTCTCCGATCAGGCGTTGGCCACGCGGTTTGAGGCCTGGGAGATGCCGGACCTTGCAAAGTTGACGCAGGACATCAGCCCGGATTTCTCGGCACGCGGACCCAACTACAAACCTTACGAGAATGCGGCCGACGGCATCGCGCACCACGCGCCGCCGGGCACCCCGATGGTTGATGGCAAATATCCGGTGGTGACCGGCTTGGAACACGACGAGGCCGGGCATCCCGCCAGCCGTCCCGCCAATCATGTGATGATGGTAGCCAAACGCCGCCGCAAGCTACAGGTGCTCGCCGGACGCTTGCCCAAGGCGGAAACCTACGGCCCAGCGGAAGGCAACGTGTTGCTCGTCGGCTGGGGTTCATCGCACGGCCCGATTCGCGAAGCCGTGGACAAGGCGCGCGCGGCGGGTGAGAGCGTCAGCTCATTGAACATTCGCTACATCCAACCGCTTCAGCCCGGTATCGGCGAGATCTTCGACGGCTTCAATCACGTCTTTGTGGTGGAGATCAACGATGAAGGACTCTATGGCTACGGCCAACTGGCCGCGCTTTTGCGGGCGCGGTACTGCACTGACAAGATTCGCGGCATTAACAAGACGGACGGTCTGCCCTTTAAAGTGCGCGAAATTCTGAACGGTATGAACGAAAAATTGAAACACTCTGTCGAGCCCGCGCTCGTTAGCGCCTGA
- a CDS encoding thiamine pyrophosphate-dependent enzyme codes for MIAEAKDLQAKEIKLTDRAKYTKKDLVADHPTWCPGCGDFSVLSIYFKMMEKLQLPHEKITSIAGIGCSSRFPYFVNAYGVHFLHGRAAPFATGVSMMRPDLHVFVFGGDGDAFSIGGNHLNHVARKNVKMTYVIMDNFVYGLTKKQTSPTSPLGFKSKTDPTGAVDHPINPMKQLIAAGATFIARTHAHLPNHVMEMMEKAMAHDGFSVIECLSECTEFYPGAFDAANPRKGGAFNLVPADHNVTDEIAAYKLAMAPFPGYFGVFYQEQRATKNAQEAKLIADSKARAENASPTELLQKTFARLS; via the coding sequence ATGATTGCCGAAGCCAAAGATCTTCAAGCTAAAGAAATCAAACTGACCGATCGCGCGAAGTACACCAAAAAGGACCTGGTCGCTGACCACCCGACGTGGTGTCCGGGTTGTGGCGACTTCAGCGTTCTCTCCATCTATTTCAAAATGATGGAAAAACTCCAATTGCCCCACGAGAAGATCACGAGTATCGCTGGCATCGGCTGCTCGTCGCGCTTCCCGTACTTTGTGAACGCGTACGGCGTGCACTTTCTCCACGGACGCGCGGCGCCGTTCGCTACCGGCGTCTCCATGATGCGGCCGGACCTGCATGTCTTCGTGTTCGGCGGCGATGGGGATGCCTTCTCCATCGGTGGCAACCATCTCAACCACGTCGCGCGGAAGAACGTCAAGATGACCTATGTCATCATGGACAACTTCGTGTACGGTTTGACGAAGAAACAAACTTCGCCAACTTCGCCGCTCGGTTTCAAATCGAAGACCGATCCGACCGGCGCGGTGGATCATCCGATTAACCCGATGAAACAACTCATCGCCGCAGGGGCAACGTTCATTGCCCGCACGCATGCGCATCTGCCGAATCACGTCATGGAAATGATGGAGAAAGCGATGGCGCACGATGGTTTCTCGGTCATCGAATGCTTGAGTGAATGCACCGAGTTTTATCCCGGCGCGTTCGACGCCGCCAACCCACGCAAGGGTGGCGCATTCAACCTGGTGCCCGCGGACCATAACGTGACCGACGAAATCGCCGCGTACAAGCTGGCGATGGCGCCGTTCCCCGGCTACTTCGGCGTGTTCTACCAGGAACAGCGCGCCACCAAGAATGCCCAGGAGGCCAAGCTGATCGCCGACTCGAAGGCGCGGGCGGAAAATGCCTCGCCGACCGAACTTCTGCAGAAGACCTTCGCGCGGCTCAGCTAG
- the uppP gene encoding undecaprenyl-diphosphatase UppP, protein MTLLQAAVFGLIQGLTEFLPISSAAHLRIVSAFLGWTDPGTAFTAVIQLAIVVTLLAYFWHDLVRIAAAMLRGAQTGRLFDDHDARLGWMIVVGTLPIMVLGLAFKKHVETSLRSLYVIAFAEIGLALALIVAEYLERFRVAAGTKLGGMKDITWTDAIIVGVVQCLALIPGASRSGSTITGGLFVGFTRETAARFSFLLALPSFLGAGVLEFVHHRHELLAVPGAGRNLVVATVVAIVVGYGAVAFLMNYLKRHTTWLFIIYRLILGAGLLALLASGRLQAF, encoded by the coding sequence ATGACGTTGCTCCAGGCAGCCGTGTTCGGCCTCATCCAGGGCTTGACGGAATTCCTGCCGATCAGCAGCGCCGCGCATCTCCGCATTGTCTCGGCCTTCCTGGGATGGACCGATCCCGGTACGGCTTTCACCGCGGTGATCCAGTTGGCCATCGTCGTTACCTTGTTGGCGTATTTCTGGCATGATCTTGTTCGTATCGCGGCGGCGATGCTTCGCGGCGCGCAAACAGGCCGCCTGTTTGACGACCATGACGCACGGCTCGGGTGGATGATCGTGGTGGGAACGCTGCCGATCATGGTGCTGGGGCTGGCCTTCAAAAAGCACGTGGAGACCAGCCTGCGGTCACTGTACGTCATTGCTTTCGCCGAGATCGGCCTGGCGCTGGCGCTGATCGTCGCGGAGTACCTGGAGCGCTTTCGTGTCGCGGCGGGGACAAAACTGGGGGGAATGAAAGACATCACGTGGACAGACGCGATCATCGTGGGTGTGGTGCAATGCCTGGCGCTGATTCCCGGAGCTTCGCGGTCGGGTTCGACCATCACCGGCGGACTGTTCGTCGGTTTCACACGCGAGACGGCCGCGCGGTTCTCGTTCCTGTTGGCGCTGCCGTCCTTTCTGGGCGCGGGTGTCCTGGAATTTGTGCATCACCGTCACGAACTCCTCGCCGTACCGGGCGCGGGACGGAATCTTGTCGTGGCCACCGTCGTGGCCATCGTCGTCGGCTACGGAGCGGTCGCGTTCCTGATGAACTACTTGAAGCGTCACACCACCTGGCTTTTCATTATCTATCGACTCATTCTGGGCGCGGGATTGCTGGCGCTATTGGCCAGCGGGAGACTGCAAGCTTTCTAG
- a CDS encoding class I SAM-dependent methyltransferase, with amino-acid sequence MSQESANSAASQIDLLSTKDGYDLWAAIYDEDGNPLIAIEEPLVDRLLGDVRGLAVADIGCGTGRHAVRLASAGAAVHALDFSAAMLERARTKAQGLNITFLAHDLAEPLPFTDQSFDRVVCGLVIDHISDLVGLFGEMRRICRPSGFVVVSVMHPAMMLRGVQARFHDPASGREIRPASCPHQLSDYIMAAVRAGFILDHLSEHVVDEALANRLERARRYLGWPLLFLMRLVPGNKQVPALESLQSPAGQ; translated from the coding sequence ATGTCACAGGAATCCGCCAATTCCGCTGCGTCCCAGATTGATCTTCTGTCCACAAAGGACGGTTATGATCTTTGGGCCGCGATCTACGATGAGGACGGCAATCCCCTGATCGCCATTGAAGAACCGTTGGTGGATCGATTGCTCGGCGATGTTCGTGGGCTGGCCGTGGCGGACATCGGGTGCGGGACGGGACGGCACGCCGTACGTCTTGCGTCGGCGGGAGCGGCTGTCCACGCGCTGGACTTTTCCGCGGCGATGTTGGAGCGGGCGCGAACAAAGGCGCAAGGGTTGAACATCACCTTTCTCGCGCATGATTTGGCCGAACCGCTACCTTTTACGGACCAATCCTTCGATCGCGTCGTCTGCGGATTGGTGATCGATCACATCAGCGACTTGGTTGGGCTATTTGGGGAGATGCGCCGCATCTGTCGTCCCTCCGGATTCGTCGTCGTCTCGGTCATGCACCCTGCGATGATGCTGCGGGGAGTCCAGGCCCGATTCCACGACCCCGCGAGCGGACGAGAAATTCGCCCAGCCAGCTGCCCGCATCAGTTAAGTGACTACATCATGGCGGCGGTTCGAGCCGGGTTTATCCTCGACCACTTGAGCGAACATGTCGTCGATGAGGCGCTGGCGAACCGTCTGGAGCGCGCGCGGCGTTACCTGGGCTGGCCGCTGCTGTTCCTGATGCGACTTGTACCAGGGAACAAGCAAGTGCCTGCGCTAGAAAGCTTGCAGTCTCCCGCTGGCCAATAG